A single Haloglycomyces albus DSM 45210 DNA region contains:
- a CDS encoding DUF6230 family protein has translation MSNDAPKGRTSWKRFGLLAGPAVAAGVTMAALTAQGAIASSFAVSSDDFKVTAESMEGEGFSQVGAIVEGSDGEQHVVAPSAIASAEIVGLCQSALIDTPLGTYTLVVEAGTDPENPVEAENLILYIDELQGNAEFGNIEVGVDAGEVDRTPGFSGTPGGFAQQSETITITDAKQNAWFVEAGTFTLNGLHMSIHQGENECY, from the coding sequence ATGTCCAACGATGCACCTAAGGGGCGCACCAGCTGGAAGAGATTCGGGCTGCTCGCGGGCCCCGCTGTTGCGGCTGGAGTCACCATGGCGGCGCTGACGGCGCAAGGGGCCATCGCCTCGAGCTTTGCCGTATCCTCCGATGATTTCAAGGTTACGGCCGAAAGCATGGAAGGTGAAGGCTTTAGCCAGGTCGGCGCGATCGTGGAGGGGTCCGACGGTGAACAGCACGTCGTCGCTCCTTCGGCCATTGCCAGTGCCGAGATCGTCGGTCTGTGCCAGTCGGCGCTCATCGACACGCCTCTGGGCACCTACACCCTGGTCGTCGAGGCTGGTACCGACCCTGAAAACCCTGTTGAGGCCGAAAACCTCATTCTGTATATCGACGAACTGCAAGGTAACGCCGAGTTCGGAAACATCGAAGTCGGCGTCGACGCGGGAGAAGTCGATCGCACCCCAGGATTCAGCGGTACCCCCGGTGGTTTTGCCCAACAATCCGAGACCATCACCATTACCGATGCCAAGCAGAACGCTTGGTTCGTCGAAGCGGGCACCTTTACCTTGAACGGGCTCCACATGTCCATTCACCAAGGCGAGAACGAGTGTTACTAG
- the rpmE gene encoding 50S ribosomal protein L31, whose product MKQGTHPEYVVTEVTCTCGNSFTTRSTVTSGKIQAATCNVCHPFYTGKQRILDSGGRVAKFQAKYAKAKKAQADK is encoded by the coding sequence ATGAAACAGGGAACTCACCCGGAATACGTTGTCACTGAAGTGACCTGCACCTGCGGTAATAGCTTCACCACGCGCTCCACGGTGACCTCCGGCAAGATCCAGGCCGCCACCTGCAATGTTTGCCACCCCTTCTACACCGGCAAACAGCGCATCCTCGACAGCGGTGGTCGTGTCGCGAAATTCCAAGCCAAATACGCGAAGGCCAAGAAGGCTCAGGCCGACAAGTAG
- the prfA gene encoding peptide chain release factor 1 — protein MSTAADNRLAILLAEYHDLEMQMGDPSLHADPSMARRVGRRYAELTPIAKVAAEIDQAKEDLETAEELAKEDPDFTAEADGLRERLPQLEEKLAELMIPRDPDDSKDVIMEIKSGAGGEESALFAADLMRMYLRYAEKQGWATEVLENAESDLGGVKDASIAVKTKGNPEGGNGIWSRLKFEGGVHRVQRVPATESQGRVHTSAAAVIVMPEAEEVDIEIHQNDLRIDVFRASGPGGQSVNTTDSAVRITHEPTGVVVTSQNEKSQLQNKEAALKVLRARLLAKQQEEADAAAGEARKSQVRTADRSERVRTYNFPQNRLTDHRIGYTAYNLDQVMQGEIDDVLNKLSAADRAERMAGQGEQ, from the coding sequence ATGTCGACCGCAGCAGACAACCGCCTTGCCATACTCCTGGCCGAATACCACGACTTGGAAATGCAGATGGGTGACCCCAGCCTGCACGCCGATCCGTCGATGGCACGGCGCGTCGGACGTCGCTATGCCGAGCTCACCCCGATCGCAAAAGTAGCCGCCGAGATCGACCAGGCGAAGGAAGATCTGGAAACCGCCGAAGAACTCGCCAAAGAGGACCCGGATTTCACCGCCGAAGCCGACGGGCTCCGCGAGCGCCTGCCGCAACTGGAGGAAAAACTCGCCGAGTTGATGATTCCGCGTGACCCCGATGATTCGAAGGACGTCATCATGGAAATCAAATCGGGCGCCGGGGGAGAGGAATCAGCACTGTTCGCCGCCGATTTGATGCGCATGTATCTGCGGTACGCCGAAAAACAGGGTTGGGCCACCGAAGTGTTGGAAAACGCCGAATCAGATCTGGGCGGTGTCAAAGACGCCTCGATCGCGGTGAAAACCAAAGGAAACCCGGAAGGCGGGAACGGAATCTGGAGTCGCCTCAAATTCGAAGGCGGAGTCCACCGCGTGCAACGCGTTCCGGCCACGGAGTCGCAGGGGCGGGTGCACACCTCGGCCGCCGCCGTCATCGTCATGCCCGAAGCCGAGGAAGTGGACATCGAAATCCACCAGAACGACCTCCGTATCGACGTTTTCCGGGCCTCCGGGCCCGGTGGCCAGTCGGTGAACACGACCGACTCGGCGGTGCGTATTACGCACGAGCCCACCGGTGTGGTGGTGACCAGCCAGAACGAAAAGTCTCAGCTGCAGAACAAGGAAGCCGCGCTCAAGGTCCTGCGCGCGCGTCTGCTGGCCAAACAGCAGGAAGAGGCCGACGCCGCCGCCGGTGAGGCCCGTAAGAGCCAGGTACGCACCGCCGACCGCTCCGAGCGCGTACGCACCTACAATTTCCCTCAGAATCGATTGACCGACCACCGGATCGGCTATACCGCGTACAACCTCGATCAAGTCATGCAAGGTGAGATCGACGACGTCTTGAACAAACTGTCCGCCGCCGACCGTGCCGAACGTATGGCGGGACAAGGTGAGCAATAA
- the prmC gene encoding peptide chain release factor N(5)-glutamine methyltransferase, with the protein MSNKGPDWSDLTRAAASRLAECGIAGARVDAELLALHVSGLTRSSLLIADPPDDGARVRFEHLVARRCAREPLQHLTGSAAFRRTEVAVGPGVFVPRPETELLVDWALHVAPDRGLVIDACTGSGAIAKALAEERPELRLWAIEVDEDAYDWADANVADNGNVALIHADATASGTLSELDGTVDVVVSNPPYVPADIDVAPEVHWDPDHAVFAEDNGLAVISELVERARTWLRPQGHLGFEHDETHADEVRARLRWAGYRDIETHTDLTNRPRYTTAVNGP; encoded by the coding sequence GTGAGCAATAAGGGTCCCGACTGGAGCGATCTCACTCGTGCGGCGGCGTCTCGACTGGCCGAGTGCGGTATAGCGGGCGCTCGTGTGGACGCCGAGCTGTTGGCTCTCCACGTATCGGGTTTGACCCGCAGCTCCCTGCTTATTGCCGATCCTCCCGACGATGGTGCCCGTGTCCGATTCGAACACCTGGTGGCTCGGCGGTGTGCCCGGGAGCCGCTGCAGCATCTCACCGGATCGGCGGCGTTCCGTCGAACGGAGGTCGCGGTCGGCCCGGGAGTGTTCGTGCCGCGTCCCGAAACCGAATTGTTGGTGGATTGGGCCCTACACGTCGCTCCGGACCGGGGTCTGGTTATCGACGCCTGTACCGGTAGTGGAGCCATTGCCAAGGCGCTTGCCGAAGAGCGACCCGAACTTCGTCTCTGGGCGATCGAAGTGGACGAGGACGCTTACGATTGGGCGGACGCCAATGTGGCGGACAATGGTAACGTCGCTTTGATCCACGCCGATGCGACGGCTTCAGGCACGCTTTCCGAGCTGGACGGGACGGTTGACGTGGTGGTGTCCAATCCACCGTACGTCCCCGCCGATATCGACGTCGCGCCCGAGGTGCACTGGGACCCGGACCATGCGGTATTTGCGGAAGACAATGGACTGGCCGTCATCTCCGAGCTCGTGGAACGAGCGCGAACGTGGCTGCGGCCTCAAGGACACCTGGGATTCGAACACGATGAGACGCACGCGGACGAAGTTCGGGCGCGGTTGCGATGGGCGGGATACCGGGATATCGAAACTCATACGGATCTCACGAATCGCCCCCGTTACACCACGGCCGTCAACGGTCCCTGA
- a CDS encoding PP2C family protein-serine/threonine phosphatase has protein sequence MVTTRITTQPPHLIPPVDAPTLWERLRTGNPSARFLRLLPLVLLAVTLGLLAVDNEWVRMRYFLIVFPALVALTHGPGLTALAGVVEIALFSLGADAAGVLTVPQSKWSDLPTVATIMVACVFLAWVRERSSQRLTEMNTVAHTLQQAVLPDLPGRVGPLHVAGAYRTSSNNPANLGGDLFQVVDTPFGTRLIMADVSGHNLETIATTVALLGTFNEAAQHEKSLFGVGDRLNDRMNALNRGRDPWQTAYATAVLAEVDAEGRMELFNYGHPAPILVRTRAAEVRIPITAPLGMQDLTLIPPESISLQLNPDDVLGFYTDGVLESCRLSGSPDSIVDRFEAGVARVGTNPHDILEFERRHLDLSHATVPDDMAALIVRFDGIQPRRSD, from the coding sequence TTGGTCACCACACGAATCACCACGCAACCACCTCACCTCATTCCACCGGTGGACGCCCCGACCCTCTGGGAACGACTACGCACCGGGAACCCGAGCGCACGATTCCTACGTCTACTCCCACTCGTTCTCCTGGCGGTGACCCTCGGGCTGCTGGCGGTGGACAACGAGTGGGTACGAATGCGGTACTTCCTCATCGTCTTTCCGGCACTCGTGGCACTGACACACGGTCCCGGATTGACCGCGCTCGCGGGCGTGGTCGAAATCGCTCTGTTCTCGCTGGGAGCCGATGCCGCCGGAGTGCTGACCGTCCCGCAGAGCAAGTGGAGCGATCTGCCTACCGTGGCGACGATCATGGTCGCCTGCGTGTTCCTTGCCTGGGTACGGGAACGATCAAGTCAACGTCTCACGGAGATGAACACCGTCGCGCACACCCTGCAACAGGCGGTCCTGCCGGATCTTCCCGGGCGGGTCGGCCCGCTGCATGTCGCGGGCGCGTACCGCACCTCGTCCAATAATCCCGCGAATCTAGGCGGCGACCTCTTTCAAGTCGTCGATACTCCGTTCGGGACCCGCCTCATCATGGCCGACGTATCCGGTCACAATTTGGAGACCATCGCCACCACGGTGGCGTTGCTGGGAACGTTCAACGAAGCCGCACAGCATGAAAAGTCCCTATTCGGAGTCGGCGATCGGTTGAACGACAGGATGAACGCCCTGAACCGGGGACGCGATCCATGGCAGACGGCCTATGCGACCGCCGTTCTGGCCGAGGTCGACGCGGAGGGCCGCATGGAACTGTTCAATTACGGTCATCCCGCCCCTATCCTCGTCCGTACCCGAGCCGCCGAGGTTCGCATCCCCATCACCGCGCCACTCGGAATGCAGGATTTGACTCTTATTCCGCCCGAAAGCATCAGCCTCCAGCTCAATCCCGATGATGTTCTGGGTTTCTATACCGACGGAGTCCTCGAGTCCTGCCGTCTCAGCGGCTCTCCCGATTCGATCGTGGATCGGTTCGAAGCGGGAGTCGCTCGTGTGGGGACCAATCCCCATGACATTCTGGAGTTCGAACGACGGCATCTCGACCTGTCCCACGCCACTGTTCCCGACGACATGGCGGCGTTGATCGTGCGTTTCGACGGAATTCAACCGCGCCGGTCCGACTAG
- a CDS encoding L-threonylcarbamoyladenylate synthase, whose product MRLFNCRKFTERETGLKTATRTVKNGRLVVLPTDTVYGIGCDAFNSGAIRSLLEAKGRGRDMAPPVLIGSRRALDGIASDLPESATALAEAFWPGALTLVVAYNTSLTWDLGDTDGTVAVRMPLHPLALELLKSTGPMAVSSANKHGQPPAATAEEAKQQLGSDVTTYLEAGPSTDNVPSTIVDCLADPPRVLREGAIPLETLQTVVPKTIGPDESTGA is encoded by the coding sequence GTGAGGCTTTTTAACTGCAGAAAATTCACTGAACGTGAGACCGGGCTGAAGACGGCCACACGCACGGTCAAGAACGGCCGCCTGGTCGTTCTCCCCACCGACACCGTGTACGGCATCGGATGCGACGCTTTCAACAGCGGTGCGATCCGGTCCCTTCTCGAAGCGAAAGGCCGTGGGCGCGACATGGCGCCGCCGGTCCTCATCGGCTCGCGTCGTGCTCTCGACGGAATCGCCTCCGACCTGCCGGAGAGTGCCACCGCGCTCGCGGAGGCCTTCTGGCCCGGGGCCCTCACCCTGGTGGTCGCGTACAACACCTCTCTCACGTGGGATCTTGGCGATACGGATGGGACGGTGGCGGTACGGATGCCGTTGCATCCCCTGGCCTTGGAACTGCTTAAGTCGACCGGGCCCATGGCGGTGTCGTCGGCCAACAAACACGGGCAGCCTCCCGCGGCGACGGCTGAAGAGGCAAAGCAACAACTTGGTTCGGATGTCACCACCTACTTGGAAGCGGGTCCGAGCACCGATAACGTTCCGTCCACCATTGTCGATTGTCTGGCCGATCCGCCTCGGGTGTTGCGCGAGGGTGCCATTCCGCTGGAAACCCTCCAGACGGTCGTCCCGAAGACGATCGGACCCGATGAGAGCACAGGAGCCTAA
- a CDS encoding low molecular weight phosphatase family protein, with product MTISEPFTVLHVCTGNICRSPLSERIFDHLTSDAVYNHGAGTSAFHEGEDMQSNSARILAERGYDDRRHYSRPLERDSVEISDLILVATDGHREFIADRFPEALDRTMLVRHMGAIAARYGSDVVQRGDGLQDRLKLLLSHADDTDVPAENLADPWGLGRRVYDQIADELETALYPLAKALEPEDVQ from the coding sequence GTGACGATCTCAGAACCGTTTACCGTCCTACACGTCTGTACCGGAAACATTTGCCGCTCGCCTCTTTCGGAGCGCATATTCGACCACCTCACCAGCGATGCGGTGTACAACCACGGAGCGGGTACCTCGGCGTTCCACGAAGGTGAGGACATGCAGAGCAACTCCGCTCGCATCCTCGCCGAACGCGGATACGACGATCGGCGTCACTACTCTCGTCCGCTGGAACGTGATTCGGTGGAGATCTCGGATCTCATCCTGGTGGCCACCGATGGGCACCGCGAGTTCATCGCCGATCGGTTTCCCGAGGCCCTTGACCGCACGATGTTGGTGCGCCATATGGGTGCGATCGCTGCGCGATACGGTTCCGACGTGGTTCAGCGGGGTGACGGTCTCCAGGATCGCCTGAAGCTGCTTCTGTCGCACGCCGATGACACCGACGTCCCGGCCGAGAACCTGGCCGACCCGTGGGGTCTGGGACGACGGGTGTACGACCAGATTGCCGATGAACTGGAGACGGCATTGTATCCGCTGGCCAAAGCTTTGGAACCCGAGGACGTGCAATGA
- a CDS encoding AtpZ/AtpI family protein — protein MADKDSPDQPEDKSSAHGADTGWRAMGYLLSGLITWGGAGFLIDKWLDLPGIGLLIGMLVGAGTGMYLLIKHMPNM, from the coding sequence ATGGCCGACAAGGATTCCCCGGATCAGCCGGAAGATAAATCAAGTGCCCACGGAGCCGACACGGGTTGGCGGGCAATGGGCTATCTCCTGTCTGGACTGATTACCTGGGGAGGAGCCGGCTTCCTTATCGACAAGTGGCTCGATCTCCCCGGGATCGGACTTCTCATTGGAATGCTCGTCGGCGCTGGTACAGGCATGTATTTGCTTATTAAGCACATGCCGAACATGTAA
- the atpB gene encoding F0F1 ATP synthase subunit A, producing the protein MITTITMAVFATVVVLAFLFMWAYRNPQIVPTKRQWIAESAYGFIRNTVSIDLLGKKDGVRFAPYFATLFFFILMMNLWAIIPGIQISPNAHIAFPLVLGVLSWIVYNYVGIQKHGLVGYLKMNCVPPGVPWFILPLIIPLEFIQNFILRPITLALRLFANMFAGHLILLVFITGGLAMLNSANFFIQGLSLFSFLMAIAMTLFELIVILLQAYVFTLLTALYVQGSLADEH; encoded by the coding sequence ATGATCACTACGATCACGATGGCGGTCTTCGCAACGGTCGTGGTGCTTGCATTCCTGTTCATGTGGGCCTACCGAAATCCACAGATCGTACCCACCAAACGACAGTGGATCGCCGAATCGGCCTACGGTTTCATTCGCAACACCGTGTCGATCGACCTGTTGGGTAAAAAGGACGGCGTGCGATTCGCGCCTTATTTTGCCACTTTGTTCTTCTTCATCCTCATGATGAACCTGTGGGCGATCATCCCCGGCATCCAAATATCGCCGAACGCCCACATTGCTTTCCCGCTGGTACTCGGTGTGCTGTCGTGGATCGTATACAACTACGTCGGTATCCAGAAGCACGGACTGGTCGGATACCTCAAGATGAACTGTGTGCCGCCCGGGGTGCCCTGGTTCATCCTGCCTCTCATCATTCCCCTGGAATTCATCCAGAACTTCATTTTGCGCCCGATCACGCTGGCATTGCGTCTCTTTGCCAATATGTTCGCAGGTCACTTGATCCTGCTGGTGTTCATCACCGGTGGTCTGGCGATGCTGAATTCAGCGAACTTCTTCATTCAGGGCCTGTCGCTGTTCTCGTTCCTCATGGCCATCGCCATGACGCTGTTCGAGCTCATCGTCATCCTGTTGCAGGCGTACGTATTCACGCTGTTGACGGCGCTGTACGTACAAGGTTCGCTGGCGGACGAACACTAG
- a CDS encoding ATP synthase subunit C, with protein MDIVALEGSANVIGYGLAAIGPGIGVALVFAAWITATARQPESAGITRPMLFMGFALVEVLALFGLVLAFALG; from the coding sequence ATGGACATCGTCGCCCTCGAAGGCTCCGCAAACGTCATCGGTTACGGTCTGGCCGCCATCGGCCCCGGTATCGGTGTGGCCCTGGTCTTCGCTGCCTGGATCACCGCCACCGCCCGTCAGCCCGAATCGGCCGGTATCACCCGCCCGATGCTGTTCATGGGCTTCGCCCTGGTCGAGGTGCTGGCCCTGTTCGGCCTGGTTCTCGCTTTCGCACTCGGATAA
- a CDS encoding F0F1 ATP synthase subunit B produces MNLAANDGMAILFPIWQEVVVGIVAFALLCYLLMKFVFPKMEETFKARVDAIEGGIERAEQAQEEANQTLEEYRRKLAGASEEAAAIRDEARADAVAAKEEILANAREEANRIIAAGHSQVEASRQQLIHELRSEVGNLAVDLAGKIISQDLSGKPTTEEAVDRFLAELNDEQSTASGAR; encoded by the coding sequence ATGAATCTAGCAGCAAACGACGGAATGGCGATTCTGTTCCCCATCTGGCAAGAGGTGGTCGTCGGTATAGTCGCCTTCGCTTTGCTCTGCTACCTGCTGATGAAGTTCGTCTTCCCCAAGATGGAAGAGACTTTTAAAGCCCGAGTGGACGCGATCGAAGGGGGGATCGAGCGCGCTGAGCAGGCTCAGGAAGAAGCCAACCAGACGCTCGAGGAATACCGTCGTAAACTTGCCGGTGCGAGTGAAGAGGCGGCTGCCATCCGTGACGAGGCCCGTGCCGACGCGGTAGCGGCCAAGGAGGAAATCCTGGCCAACGCCCGTGAAGAGGCCAACCGCATTATCGCGGCGGGCCACTCCCAGGTGGAGGCCTCACGGCAGCAGCTCATTCACGAGCTTCGCAGCGAAGTGGGCAACTTGGCGGTCGACCTGGCCGGAAAGATCATTAGCCAGGACCTGTCCGGTAAGCCCACGACGGAAGAGGCCGTCGACCGGTTCCTCGCTGAACTGAACGACGAGCAATCCACAGCGAGCGGAGCACGATAG
- a CDS encoding F0F1 ATP synthase subunit delta: MTGRESIEAGREALESQAANASAGDLIDTADNLMAVTRFLLDQPRLRRALSDPAQRADDREGLARRVLEGKIGASALDVVIALVRSRWGSPGELANGVETVGVQALLQASAKEGSLATVEDELFRFRRIVDGDPELSSVLGSTGTEETVKVQIVDRLLDGKTDPVTVKLIETACHGVGGRSFDPSMEHLLNATAEAREQVLAYVTVASTLEEGAEQKIAAKLSLVYNYPVGVKVIVDPSVVGGIRIQVGSDLWDGTVSRRLNAARRVLAGR; this comes from the coding sequence ATGACTGGACGCGAAAGCATCGAGGCAGGGCGTGAGGCCCTGGAGTCACAGGCAGCCAACGCCAGTGCCGGTGACCTCATCGACACAGCTGACAATCTCATGGCCGTGACCCGCTTCTTGCTCGACCAGCCTCGCCTGCGCCGCGCCCTGTCAGATCCCGCTCAACGAGCGGACGACCGGGAAGGCCTGGCCAGGCGCGTGCTCGAGGGCAAGATCGGTGCCTCGGCGCTGGACGTGGTGATTGCTCTCGTCCGGAGCCGGTGGGGCTCGCCCGGGGAACTGGCCAATGGAGTGGAGACCGTGGGCGTTCAGGCTCTGTTGCAAGCCAGCGCCAAGGAAGGTTCCTTGGCCACGGTGGAAGACGAGCTGTTCCGTTTCCGTCGCATCGTCGACGGGGATCCGGAACTGTCCTCGGTCCTCGGCTCAACGGGCACCGAAGAGACGGTCAAAGTACAGATCGTCGATCGACTGCTCGACGGCAAGACCGACCCGGTGACGGTAAAACTGATCGAGACCGCCTGCCACGGTGTGGGAGGCCGCTCCTTCGATCCTTCGATGGAGCACCTGTTGAATGCGACCGCAGAGGCACGGGAACAGGTTCTCGCCTACGTGACGGTCGCTTCCACACTGGAAGAGGGCGCCGAACAGAAGATTGCCGCCAAGTTGTCGCTGGTCTACAACTACCCTGTCGGGGTCAAAGTGATCGTGGATCCGTCCGTTGTCGGCGGTATCCGCATTCAGGTCGGATCCGACCTGTGGGACGGCACGGTGTCGCGGCGTTTGAACGCTGCTCGTCGTGTCTTGGCCGGTCGGTAA
- the atpA gene encoding F0F1 ATP synthase subunit alpha — protein MAELTISSDEIRSALDDYVSSYRPEVSREEVGTVTTAGDGIAIVEGLPSVMANELLEFKDGILGLAQNLDVREIGVVILGDFAKIAEGQEVKRTGKVLSVPVGDKFLGRVVNALGEPIDDLGEIEAEGERELELQAPDVVSRQGVSEPMETGIKAIDSMTPIGRGQRQLIIGDRKTGKTQVCIDTILNQKANWESGDPDKQVRCIYVAVGQKGSTVAGVKAMLEEHGAMDYTTIVTANADEPAGLKYLAPYTGSSIGQHWMYGGKHVLIVFDDLSKQAEAYRAVSLLLRRPPGREAYPGDVFYLHSRLLERCAKLSDELGAGSMTGLPIIETKAGDVSAFIPTNVISITDGQVYLEEGLFNSGVRPAINVGTSVSRVGGSAQTKGMKSVAGSLRLDLAQYRELEAFAAFASDLDAASKAQLDRGLRMVELLKQGVAEPFPMGEETISIWAGARGHLDDIPVNEVRRFETEFLSYMRANHADIITEAAEGGKKVEGALDESLSNALEKFKKMFRSEAAGLHPHDAEAGELSDEDHDAEKIQRVKR, from the coding sequence ATGGCTGAATTGACCATCTCCTCCGATGAGATTCGTAGTGCGCTGGACGACTACGTCTCGTCGTACCGGCCAGAGGTCTCCCGTGAGGAGGTCGGGACCGTTACCACGGCCGGCGACGGTATCGCGATCGTGGAAGGACTTCCTTCCGTGATGGCCAACGAACTGTTGGAGTTCAAAGACGGCATCCTCGGACTCGCGCAGAACCTTGACGTGCGTGAGATCGGTGTCGTCATTCTCGGTGACTTCGCGAAGATTGCCGAGGGCCAGGAAGTCAAGCGGACCGGTAAGGTCTTGTCCGTACCGGTCGGGGACAAGTTCCTGGGCCGCGTGGTCAACGCGCTGGGTGAGCCGATCGACGACCTGGGCGAGATTGAGGCCGAGGGCGAGCGCGAGCTCGAACTGCAGGCTCCCGACGTCGTCAGCCGCCAGGGTGTCAGTGAACCGATGGAAACCGGCATCAAGGCGATCGACTCCATGACCCCCATCGGTCGTGGACAGCGTCAGCTGATCATCGGCGACCGCAAGACCGGTAAGACCCAGGTATGCATCGACACGATTCTCAACCAGAAGGCCAACTGGGAGTCCGGCGACCCGGACAAGCAGGTCCGCTGCATTTACGTCGCGGTCGGCCAGAAGGGTTCCACGGTGGCCGGGGTTAAGGCCATGCTGGAAGAGCACGGCGCGATGGACTACACCACCATCGTCACCGCGAACGCCGATGAGCCCGCCGGTCTGAAGTACCTCGCCCCCTACACCGGCTCGTCCATCGGACAGCACTGGATGTACGGCGGCAAGCACGTACTGATCGTCTTCGACGACCTTTCGAAGCAGGCCGAGGCCTATCGTGCGGTCTCGCTGCTGCTGCGTCGCCCACCGGGCCGTGAAGCCTACCCGGGTGACGTGTTCTACCTGCACTCCCGCTTGCTGGAGCGTTGTGCGAAGCTGTCCGACGAGCTCGGCGCGGGTTCGATGACCGGTCTGCCCATCATCGAGACCAAGGCGGGGGACGTTTCGGCGTTCATTCCCACCAACGTCATCTCGATTACGGACGGACAGGTTTACCTCGAAGAGGGCCTGTTCAACTCCGGTGTCCGCCCGGCCATCAACGTCGGTACCTCGGTATCCCGTGTGGGTGGTTCGGCTCAGACCAAGGGTATGAAGAGCGTCGCCGGTTCGCTGCGTCTTGACCTCGCTCAGTACCGTGAGCTGGAAGCCTTCGCGGCCTTCGCCTCGGACCTGGACGCGGCCTCGAAGGCTCAGTTGGACCGTGGTCTGCGCATGGTGGAACTGTTGAAACAGGGTGTGGCCGAGCCGTTCCCGATGGGCGAGGAAACCATCTCGATCTGGGCCGGCGCGAGGGGCCACCTTGACGACATTCCGGTCAACGAGGTTCGTCGCTTCGAGACGGAGTTCTTGAGCTACATGCGAGCCAACCACGCCGATATCATCACGGAAGCGGCAGAGGGCGGCAAGAAGGTCGAAGGCGCATTGGACGAGAGTCTTTCCAACGCGCTGGAGAAGTTCAAGAAGATGTTCCGCTCCGAAGCCGCCGGATTGCACCCGCACGACGCCGAGGCGGGCGAGCTTTCCGATGAGGACCACGACGCTGAAAAGATCCAGCGAGTAAAGAGGTAG
- a CDS encoding F0F1 ATP synthase subunit gamma, with the protein MAAQLRVLKQRLKSAQSIKKITKAMELVATSRIAKAQERVEASLPYARAMTEVMTSLASNASIDHPLLQPRKEPRKAGVLVITSDKGMAGAYNSNVLKHAEQLINKLIEEGKQPVLYVVGRKGVAYYSFRDREVEQSWTGFTEKPAVSDAQMITRSLLEAFMAGSEETVSDGHPGVDELHVVQTKFKSLLTQTPQARQMAPLEVEEVEDPELNDRVLVPDYEFEPNPEELLNSLLPRYLTTRIYAALIESAASESASRRRAMKAATDNAEEMSKDLTREMNAARQAVITQEISEIVGGASALADAGKG; encoded by the coding sequence ATGGCAGCGCAGCTACGTGTGCTGAAGCAACGACTCAAGTCGGCTCAGTCCATCAAGAAGATCACCAAGGCGATGGAACTGGTGGCCACGAGTCGTATTGCCAAAGCACAAGAGAGAGTCGAGGCGTCGCTTCCCTACGCCCGCGCCATGACGGAGGTCATGACGTCGCTGGCCAGCAACGCCTCGATCGACCACCCGCTGCTTCAGCCGCGCAAAGAACCTCGTAAGGCCGGCGTACTGGTCATCACCTCAGACAAGGGGATGGCCGGCGCTTATAACTCGAACGTGCTGAAGCACGCCGAACAGCTGATCAACAAGCTGATCGAAGAGGGTAAGCAGCCGGTGCTTTACGTGGTCGGCCGTAAGGGTGTCGCGTATTACTCCTTCCGTGACCGGGAGGTCGAGCAGTCGTGGACGGGCTTCACCGAGAAGCCCGCCGTCAGCGACGCTCAAATGATTACGCGTAGTCTCCTGGAGGCCTTTATGGCCGGCAGCGAGGAAACCGTGTCGGACGGTCACCCCGGAGTGGACGAGCTCCACGTGGTCCAGACGAAGTTCAAGTCTCTGTTGACTCAGACCCCACAGGCACGCCAAATGGCACCCCTGGAGGTCGAGGAAGTAGAGGACCCGGAACTCAACGACCGCGTTCTGGTTCCGGACTACGAGTTCGAACCGAACCCGGAGGAACTGCTGAATTCGCTTCTGCCGAGATACTTGACCACCCGCATTTACGCCGCTCTCATCGAGTCGGCCGCGAGTGAGTCGGCCTCCCGGCGTCGGGCGATGAAGGCCGCGACCGACAACGCGGAAGAAATGTCCAAAGACTTGACTCGTGAGATGAACGCCGCCCGTCAGGCCGTGATCACTCAGGAGATCAGTGAAATTGTGGGTGGGGCTTCGGCCCTGGCCGACGCAGGAAAAGGATAA